One window of Calonectris borealis chromosome 28, bCalBor7.hap1.2, whole genome shotgun sequence genomic DNA carries:
- the RPL36 gene encoding large ribosomal subunit protein eL36, which yields MAIRYPMAVGLNKGYKVTKNVSKPRQCRRRGRLTKHAKFVRDMIREVCGFAPYERRAMELLKVSKDKRALKFIKKRVGTHIRAKRKREELSNVLAAMRKAAAKKD from the exons ATGGCGATCCGCTACCCCATGGCCGTTGGCCTCAACAAGGGCTACAAGGTGACGAAGAACGTGTCCAAGCCCAGGCAGTGCCGCCGCCGCGGG CGTCTGACCAAACACGCCAAGTTTGTGCGAGACATGATCAGGGAAGTCTGTGGCTTTGCACCCTATGAGAGACGTGCTATGGAATTGCTGAAAGTTTCCAAAGATAAACGTGCTCTGAAGTTCATAAAGAAACGG GTTGGCACTCACATTCGGGCCAAGCGAAAGCGGGAAGAACTCAGTAATGTCCTGGCAGCCATGAGGAAAGCTGCTGCAAAGAAGGATTGA